One genomic segment of Actinoplanes ianthinogenes includes these proteins:
- the secE gene encoding preprotein translocase subunit SecE translates to MADKDRPGDDVPGDDELLADSAGGDDTDEADDAPVTRGGGTAVAERTKDDDTPKTKKERKRTGVFGRIGGFFREVISELRKVIWPTRKELLTYTGVVIAFVTVMTAIVAVLDYGFGKGILYLLGGPSS, encoded by the coding sequence GTGGCCGACAAGGACCGGCCCGGTGACGACGTCCCGGGCGACGACGAGCTGCTCGCCGACTCTGCCGGCGGTGACGACACCGATGAGGCCGACGACGCCCCGGTGACCCGCGGTGGCGGCACGGCTGTGGCCGAGCGCACCAAGGACGACGACACCCCGAAGACGAAGAAGGAGCGCAAGCGCACCGGAGTCTTCGGCCGGATCGGCGGCTTCTTCCGCGAGGTCATCAGCGAGCTTCGTAAGGTCATCTGGCCGACGCGCAAAGAGCTGCTGACCTACACCGGTGTCGTGATCGCGTTCGTTACCGTGATGACGGCGATCGTGGCGGTGCTGGACTACGGATTCGGCAAGGGCATCCTCTACCTGCTGGGTGGTCCGTCCTCCTAG
- the nusG gene encoding transcription termination/antitermination protein NusG encodes MADETPVAVQAPEADEDYDPVKELRQKLRYAPGDWYVVHSYAGYENKVKTNLETRITSLDMEDFIFQVEVPTREEVEVKNGKRNQVQAKVFPGYILVRMDLTPESYSCVRNTPGVTGFVGATDRVDRPAPLSLDEVLKWLAPAVQAEEKKVKPEVKVLDFEVGDSVTVTDGAFASLPASISEINADQQKLKVLVSIFGRETPVELNFNQVTKI; translated from the coding sequence CTGGCCGACGAGACCCCGGTGGCGGTCCAGGCGCCCGAGGCCGACGAGGACTACGACCCGGTCAAGGAGCTGCGGCAGAAGCTGCGGTACGCGCCCGGCGACTGGTACGTCGTGCACTCCTACGCCGGTTACGAGAACAAGGTCAAGACCAACCTCGAGACCCGGATCACCAGCCTCGACATGGAGGATTTCATCTTCCAGGTCGAGGTCCCGACCCGCGAAGAGGTCGAGGTCAAGAACGGCAAGCGCAACCAGGTGCAGGCCAAGGTCTTCCCCGGCTACATCCTGGTCCGGATGGATCTGACCCCGGAGTCCTACTCCTGCGTGCGCAACACGCCCGGCGTGACCGGCTTCGTGGGCGCCACCGACCGGGTCGACCGGCCGGCGCCGCTCTCCCTCGACGAGGTGCTGAAGTGGCTGGCCCCGGCCGTCCAGGCCGAGGAGAAGAAGGTCAAGCCCGAGGTCAAGGTTCTGGACTTCGAGGTGGGCGACTCCGTCACCGTCACCGACGGCGCGTTCGCCTCGCTGCCGGCGTCGATCAGCGAGATCAACGCCGACCAGCAGAAGCTCAAGGTCCTGGTGTCCATCTTCGGCCGGGAGACCCCGGTCGAGCTGAACTTCAACCAGGTCACCAAGATCTGA
- the rplA gene encoding 50S ribosomal protein L1, which translates to MAQRSKVYRAAAEKIDSNKLYEPKDAIALAKDTSSKKFDATVEVAMRLGVDPRKADQMVRGTVNLPHGTGKTARVIVFAQGAKAEEAVAAGADEVGTDELVARIQGGWLEFDAAIATPDQMAKIGRIARILGPRGLMPNPKTGTVTMDVTKAVNEIKGGKITFRVDKHSNLHMIIGKASFTADQLIDNYAAVLDEVLRAKPSAAKGKYLKKVTVTTTTGPGVPVDPNVQKNLKGDSAQA; encoded by the coding sequence ATGGCACAGCGCAGCAAGGTGTACCGCGCCGCGGCGGAGAAGATCGACTCCAACAAGCTCTACGAGCCCAAGGACGCGATCGCCCTGGCGAAAGACACCAGCTCCAAGAAGTTCGACGCCACCGTCGAGGTCGCGATGCGCCTCGGTGTCGACCCGCGTAAGGCCGACCAGATGGTCCGCGGCACCGTCAACCTGCCGCACGGCACCGGTAAGACCGCCCGCGTCATCGTGTTCGCCCAGGGCGCGAAGGCCGAGGAGGCCGTCGCGGCCGGCGCCGACGAGGTCGGCACCGACGAGCTCGTCGCCCGGATCCAGGGTGGCTGGCTGGAGTTCGACGCCGCGATCGCGACGCCGGACCAGATGGCCAAGATCGGCCGGATCGCCCGGATCCTCGGCCCGCGTGGCCTCATGCCGAACCCGAAGACCGGCACCGTCACCATGGACGTGACCAAGGCCGTCAACGAGATCAAGGGCGGCAAGATCACCTTCCGGGTGGACAAGCACTCGAACCTGCACATGATCATCGGCAAGGCGTCCTTCACCGCCGACCAGCTGATCGACAACTACGCCGCGGTGCTCGACGAGGTCCTGCGGGCCAAGCCGTCGGCCGCCAAGGGCAAGTACCTGAAGAAGGTCACCGTCACCACCACGACGGGCCCGGGCGTCCCGGTCGACCCGAACGTGCAGAAGAACCTCAAGGGCGACTCCGCCCAGGCCTGA
- a CDS encoding ATP-binding cassette domain-containing protein: MRFDGVWFRYARRAPWALREAAATVAPGQTVVVLGPNGAGKSTLLQLAAGVLRPVRGAVRDRPRTVGWVPERFPADQPFTALGYLRAMARLRDAPPSAADDWIDRLGLAEHTGTPLAALSKGTAQKVGLAQALLTPPGLLVLDEPWEGLDARARTLVPQIVAEVTGAGGAVLVSDHRGEIAGLPDATHWSVTAGTLQVEAAVPAASRPETDEVVVEIAVPRTAADDAVVRLRESGHRVLGVREIKDFEVRDEHPFAAREEDRR, encoded by the coding sequence ATGCGTTTCGACGGCGTCTGGTTCCGGTACGCCCGCCGCGCGCCCTGGGCGCTGCGCGAGGCGGCCGCGACGGTCGCGCCCGGGCAGACCGTGGTGGTGCTCGGTCCCAACGGCGCCGGCAAGTCCACCCTGCTCCAACTCGCGGCCGGGGTGCTGCGCCCGGTGCGCGGCGCGGTCAGGGACCGGCCACGGACCGTCGGCTGGGTTCCCGAGCGCTTCCCGGCCGACCAGCCGTTCACCGCGCTCGGCTACCTGCGCGCGATGGCCCGGCTGCGCGACGCCCCGCCCTCCGCCGCCGACGACTGGATCGACCGGCTCGGCCTCGCCGAGCACACCGGCACCCCGCTGGCCGCCCTCTCCAAGGGCACCGCGCAGAAGGTCGGCCTGGCCCAGGCCTTGCTCACCCCGCCCGGCCTGCTGGTGCTCGACGAGCCCTGGGAGGGCCTGGACGCCCGGGCCCGCACCCTGGTCCCGCAGATCGTCGCCGAGGTCACCGGGGCCGGCGGCGCCGTCCTGGTCAGCGACCACCGCGGCGAGATCGCCGGCCTGCCGGACGCGACCCACTGGTCGGTCACCGCCGGCACGCTCCAGGTCGAGGCCGCCGTCCCGGCCGCTTCGCGACCGGAGACCGACGAGGTGGTGGTCGAGATCGCGGTGCCGCGCACGGCGGCCGACGACGCCGTGGTCCGGCTCCGCGAGTCCGGTCACCGCGTGCTGGGCGTCCGGGAGATCAAGGACTTCGAGGTACGCGACGAGCACCCGTTCGCCGCACGCGAGGAGGACAGACGATGA
- the rplJ gene encoding 50S ribosomal protein L10, whose product MADKPVRADKATAVAELTENFRSSTATVLTEYRGLTVKQLTELRRALGQQAKYSVAKNTLAKRAAGDAGIEGLDALFTGPTALAFVSGDVVEAAKGIRAFAKANPALVIKGGVFEGKALSADEVNKLADLESREVLLAKLAGAMKGNLSKAAATFQAPLSQAVRLVDALRDKREKDGSAEAA is encoded by the coding sequence ATGGCGGACAAGCCGGTCCGGGCCGACAAGGCCACGGCCGTCGCCGAGCTGACGGAGAACTTCCGTTCCTCGACGGCCACCGTGTTGACCGAATACCGCGGCCTTACCGTGAAGCAGCTCACCGAGCTGCGCCGGGCGCTCGGCCAGCAGGCCAAGTACTCCGTCGCCAAGAACACGCTCGCGAAGCGTGCGGCGGGCGACGCCGGCATCGAGGGCCTCGACGCGCTGTTCACCGGTCCTACCGCGCTCGCCTTCGTGAGCGGTGACGTGGTCGAGGCGGCCAAGGGCATCCGTGCCTTCGCCAAGGCCAACCCCGCTCTGGTCATCAAGGGCGGCGTCTTCGAGGGCAAGGCTCTCTCGGCGGACGAGGTCAACAAGCTCGCTGATCTCGAGTCCCGTGAGGTTCTGCTGGCCAAGCTGGCCGGCGCCATGAAGGGCAACCTGAGCAAGGCCGCGGCCACGTTCCAGGCTCCGCTCTCCCAGGCCGTGCGCCTGGTGGACGCCCTGCGTGACAAGCGCGAGAA